In Sphingobacterium thalpophilum, a genomic segment contains:
- a CDS encoding RNA polymerase sigma-70 factor, with product MKDFGSHSDEELIVLIQQDDSLAFEALYDRYWKKLYYQAARKTNSLEDAQEIVQNIFTSLWLRRHQLQIESNLASYLAVAVKYKVFKYLAQQYKQEAFKHDTEWVDFDNSTENWLQFEELRVRLDQLVSELPEKCQLVFRLSREEGLSYKQIAESMNISVKTVETQLSRALKKIRTGIQRFLITL from the coding sequence ATGAAAGATTTTGGAAGCCATTCAGATGAAGAGTTGATCGTGTTGATTCAACAAGACGATAGCTTAGCTTTCGAAGCTTTGTATGATCGCTATTGGAAAAAGCTTTATTACCAGGCGGCCCGCAAAACAAATTCACTGGAAGATGCGCAGGAAATTGTACAAAATATCTTTACCTCGCTTTGGCTGAGACGCCATCAACTCCAAATTGAAAGCAATCTCGCCTCCTACCTCGCTGTGGCCGTTAAATACAAAGTATTTAAATATCTCGCACAACAATACAAGCAGGAAGCTTTTAAGCATGATACGGAATGGGTGGATTTTGATAACTCGACGGAAAATTGGCTCCAGTTTGAGGAGCTTCGTGTTCGGCTAGATCAACTTGTTTCGGAACTGCCTGAAAAATGCCAGCTTGTTTTCAGATTATCCCGCGAAGAAGGACTCTCCTATAAACAGATCGCTGAAAGTATGAATATCTCTGTGAAAACTGTCGAAACCCAATTAAGCCGTGCCTTAAAAAAAATACGCACTGGTATTCAGCGCTTTCTGATTACTTTGTAG
- a CDS encoding TIGR00730 family Rossman fold protein codes for MTKEDKIIRAFENKTWQEIKVKDSWQIFKVMSEFVDGFEKLAKIGPCVSIFGSARTPREHKYYQMAVDIASLLTERGYGIISGGGPGIMEAANKGAYESGGKSVGLNIELPFEQFHNKYIDRDKLLEFKYFFVRKVMFMKYSQGYIVMPGGFGTMDELFEAITLIQTGKIARFPIVLVGSEYWKGLMDWVQNTMILNKYISEEDLKLFRIVDTAEEAADHIFRFYDKYLLKPNF; via the coding sequence ATTACAAAAGAAGATAAAATTATCCGCGCATTTGAAAACAAAACATGGCAGGAAATTAAAGTAAAGGACTCATGGCAGATTTTTAAAGTGATGTCAGAGTTTGTGGATGGGTTTGAGAAATTAGCAAAAATTGGCCCCTGTGTTTCAATATTTGGATCAGCACGTACCCCACGCGAACACAAATATTATCAAATGGCGGTAGATATTGCTAGCTTATTGACGGAACGCGGTTATGGTATTATCTCCGGTGGTGGACCGGGTATTATGGAGGCAGCCAATAAGGGCGCCTACGAATCTGGAGGGAAGTCTGTTGGTCTAAACATTGAATTGCCATTCGAGCAATTTCACAACAAATATATTGACCGCGACAAATTGCTTGAATTTAAGTACTTTTTCGTCAGAAAGGTCATGTTTATGAAGTATTCTCAAGGATATATTGTTATGCCTGGAGGTTTCGGAACCATGGACGAACTTTTTGAAGCAATCACACTGATTCAAACCGGTAAAATTGCGCGTTTTCCAATCGTATTGGTCGGCTCTGAATATTGGAAAGGATTAATGGACTGGGTTCAAAATACAATGATTTTAAACAAATATATCAGTGAAGAGGATTTAAAACTATTTCGAATTGTGGATACTGCCGAGGAAGCAGCTGATCATATTTTCCGATTCTACGATAAATACTTGTTGAAACCAAACTTCTAA
- the recR gene encoding recombination mediator RecR: MNFSSKLLENAVAEFGKLPGVGQKTALRLVLHLLKQSDADVARFTASIDRLKEDIQYCQECFNISDHSICEICASFKRDKSLICVVEDTRDVMAIENTNSYQGVYHVLGGLISPMDGIGPADLKIEGLINRIQRGEVEEVILALSATMEGDTTIFYLYRKLREFYVKITTIARGIAFGGELEYVDELTLGRSIATRVPYERNVG; this comes from the coding sequence ATGAATTTTTCTTCTAAACTTCTCGAGAACGCAGTTGCCGAATTTGGAAAATTACCTGGCGTGGGACAAAAGACGGCATTAAGACTGGTTTTGCATCTGTTGAAGCAATCCGATGCAGATGTAGCGCGTTTTACGGCCTCTATCGATCGCTTGAAAGAAGATATTCAATATTGCCAAGAATGTTTCAATATTTCTGACCACAGTATATGTGAGATATGCGCCTCATTCAAACGCGATAAAAGTTTGATCTGTGTTGTAGAAGACACGCGAGACGTGATGGCCATCGAAAATACAAATTCCTATCAAGGTGTATATCATGTATTGGGAGGATTAATTTCGCCAATGGATGGTATTGGCCCTGCTGATCTAAAAATCGAAGGGTTAATTAATCGAATCCAAAGAGGTGAGGTAGAAGAAGTTATTTTAGCCCTTTCAGCAACAATGGAAGGGGATACCACCATTTTTTATTTATACCGTAAATTGCGTGAATTTTATGTAAAAATTACAACGATTGCCCGCGGTATTGCCTTTGGTGGCGAGTTGGAATATGTCGATGAGCTAACCCTGGGACGCTCCATTGCGACACGGGTGCCTTACGAGCGCAACGTTGGTTAA
- a CDS encoding oxygenase MpaB family protein: MDNSIEDMRVPERYQVNTSSFSFYWSKGLGVELLRKLPTKLSIAAADQFTPLLYQFDNSCDQLVEQLHLKIGFHQGQQLLKDALAGKPIDAAYEHVLLNFLNTLDLSPSWLDWDKIEQGIGLSQRSGLSGLIVLRDYVLMGGYESSAINKPLIFTGALKKGAVKRLTETVTFWVDITGDDALKKGNIGIEAILLTRCIHSYARLNILKHGQWQTEKWGIPLNTWDMLATNLGFSLVYLTGLKRMKFNVLKNEVEGLFHVWKFIGTLLGIPMQLLPDTEEQAIEALYYWTMTQQSGDQDSLALAKALMEEPIKAAYPTNKWGRKLMREIHLYYNHYLLGDYSCSLLGLKKTVLGKMAYVNILKNKKANRMVTDSLWRQQQIDKGRKVHEGVKQIYLKYN, translated from the coding sequence TTGGACAATTCAATAGAAGATATGCGAGTACCCGAACGTTATCAAGTTAATACAAGTTCATTTTCTTTTTATTGGTCAAAGGGTCTTGGTGTCGAATTGCTTCGCAAATTGCCGACGAAACTTTCCATCGCTGCTGCCGATCAATTTACTCCTTTACTCTATCAATTTGACAATAGCTGCGACCAACTTGTCGAGCAGCTACATCTAAAAATTGGTTTCCATCAAGGTCAACAACTGCTTAAAGATGCACTTGCAGGCAAGCCTATTGATGCAGCATATGAACATGTATTGCTGAATTTTTTAAATACATTAGATCTCAGCCCTTCTTGGTTAGATTGGGATAAAATAGAACAAGGCATTGGGCTCAGTCAACGTTCTGGTTTATCAGGACTTATTGTATTACGGGATTATGTCCTCATGGGGGGCTATGAATCCAGTGCGATCAATAAACCCTTAATCTTTACAGGTGCGTTAAAAAAAGGGGCTGTCAAACGACTCACCGAAACGGTAACCTTTTGGGTGGATATCACAGGCGATGATGCGCTGAAAAAGGGTAATATCGGCATAGAGGCCATTCTACTCACCCGATGTATCCATTCGTATGCGCGATTAAACATCCTAAAGCACGGTCAGTGGCAAACAGAAAAATGGGGTATTCCATTAAATACGTGGGATATGCTTGCAACCAATCTCGGATTTTCTCTTGTTTACCTAACAGGGCTAAAACGCATGAAATTCAATGTATTGAAAAATGAGGTTGAAGGTTTATTCCATGTCTGGAAATTTATCGGAACATTGCTGGGTATTCCAATGCAACTTCTCCCCGACACAGAGGAGCAAGCCATTGAAGCTTTGTATTATTGGACCATGACACAACAATCAGGAGATCAGGATAGTTTAGCTTTAGCAAAAGCGCTAATGGAAGAGCCCATTAAAGCAGCATACCCCACAAACAAATGGGGACGAAAGCTCATGCGCGAAATTCATCTCTACTACAATCATTATCTATTGGGAGACTATTCCTGTTCACTATTGGGTTTAAAGAAGACGGTACTCGGTAAAATGGCTTATGTGAATATCTTAAAAAATAAAAAAGCAAATCGTATGGTTACCGACAGCTTATGGCGACAACAACAAATTGACAAAGGAAGAAAAGTACACGAAGGCGTGAAACAAATCTATCTGAAATACAATTAA
- a CDS encoding helix-turn-helix transcriptional regulator: protein MYQPNDHFPILDLQKFQEGIIADRDLLFHELIGPREISEPHKHDFFILLLFQESVGTHTIDFDRFVLGANQLHLVFPGQVLQWQMADPTYALQLMISRRWFESLLPALRFPISYYLKHLVIDLSTANFQSLLTEFKAIADDLQDGEILWELIYARVKVITLLISKIVQDNYDDYEQYQANPIMAKFVQLIDEWYKSEKSVAFYAEKLNISANYLNVLSNRVLQKSASFLIQERVLLEAKRLLRISDKTIKAIVFDLGFYDNASFSKFFKSHTNMTPSQFKAQP from the coding sequence ATGTATCAACCCAACGACCATTTTCCAATATTAGACCTGCAGAAATTTCAGGAAGGGATTATCGCTGACCGCGATTTGCTTTTTCATGAGCTCATTGGCCCTAGAGAAATTAGTGAACCGCACAAACACGATTTTTTTATCCTTTTATTGTTTCAGGAGTCTGTAGGCACACATACAATAGATTTTGACCGTTTTGTACTAGGCGCAAATCAGTTACATCTGGTTTTTCCGGGACAGGTGCTTCAGTGGCAGATGGCCGATCCTACCTATGCACTGCAGCTCATGATCAGTAGGCGTTGGTTCGAAAGCTTATTACCTGCGTTGCGATTTCCTATTTCCTATTACCTTAAGCATTTGGTCATTGATCTTTCAACGGCCAATTTTCAGTCGTTATTGACAGAATTCAAGGCAATTGCAGATGATTTACAGGATGGTGAGATCCTATGGGAATTGATTTACGCACGGGTCAAAGTAATTACGCTTCTGATCAGCAAGATCGTTCAGGATAATTATGATGATTATGAACAATATCAGGCTAATCCAATTATGGCAAAATTTGTGCAGCTTATCGATGAATGGTATAAAAGTGAAAAATCAGTCGCTTTTTATGCCGAGAAGCTAAATATTTCGGCAAATTATCTGAATGTGTTAAGTAATCGGGTTTTACAGAAATCAGCTTCATTTTTGATTCAGGAACGTGTGTTACTGGAAGCAAAGCGATTGCTTAGAATTTCGGATAAAACGATCAAAGCGATTGTTTTTGATTTAGGGTTTTACGACAATGCAAGCTTCAGCAAGTTTTTTAAAAGCCATACGAATATGACGCCAAGTCAGTTTAAAGCACAGCCATAA
- a CDS encoding amidohydrolase family protein — protein sequence MEHLLQALEHLKYSFAAELVAFPQHGLFYTESAKLMEEVAKWGQVDFIGGLDPFSIDGSIEKPMDLTVQLALDNNKGIDIHLHEGGESGVKTIHYLIDKALENPVLQGRTFISHAFALGYMPKKDLAHTAERLAEAKVGICSSVPFRNMLMPFRELKKAGVEVFAGNDNVQDHWGTFGCGNMLQKANLAAELYGYETEFELSRCLRYATNGKIPLDDQGNSVWPKVGDDANLLFVDASCSAEAVSRISTVYGLIHQGNVVKWNNSSQA from the coding sequence TTGGAGCATTTGTTACAGGCGCTGGAACATTTAAAATATTCATTTGCTGCAGAACTGGTCGCATTCCCCCAGCACGGTCTATTCTATACAGAATCGGCGAAACTAATGGAGGAGGTAGCTAAATGGGGGCAGGTGGATTTTATTGGTGGTTTGGATCCCTTTAGTATTGACGGCAGTATTGAGAAACCGATGGACTTGACCGTTCAACTTGCATTGGATAATAACAAGGGAATCGATATCCACTTGCATGAGGGAGGGGAATCAGGTGTTAAGACCATACATTATTTGATTGATAAAGCATTGGAAAATCCGGTATTGCAGGGACGTACATTTATCAGTCATGCTTTCGCCTTAGGTTACATGCCGAAAAAGGACTTAGCACATACGGCCGAACGATTGGCAGAAGCGAAAGTTGGTATCTGCAGTTCGGTTCCTTTTCGCAATATGTTGATGCCATTTCGGGAATTGAAAAAAGCGGGAGTGGAAGTTTTTGCAGGAAACGACAATGTTCAGGACCATTGGGGTACTTTCGGTTGCGGTAATATGCTTCAAAAAGCCAATCTAGCTGCGGAATTATATGGTTATGAAACTGAATTCGAGTTATCCCGTTGCCTTCGCTATGCGACCAATGGCAAAATTCCGCTTGATGATCAAGGGAATTCCGTATGGCCGAAAGTTGGAGATGATGCTAACCTCCTTTTTGTCGATGCGAGTTGTTCTGCAGAAGCAGTTTCTCGCATCTCAACTGTCTATGGGCTTATCCATCAGGGAAATGTGGTCAAATGGAACAATAGTTCCCAAGCTTAA
- a CDS encoding slipin family protein yields the protein MKRVQLTTDEIGLVVKNNAVIRVLKSGNYWLGFGEKLEKYTTTHPFPSGRNVDVLLQLTGFRELVDIVEVGDTEICLVFLNGNFEKTLASGRHLFWKELRERRFQLEDITEIEIPTSVNRQLLEKQSLGYYVRQYKIEPNEKALLFVDGVFVDILKSGTYCWWKNAKTIAISKADMRVLTLEVAGQEILSKDKAQIRINFTLQYQIVDIVKALLDNKEYEKQLYSLMQLTLRSYIGQMTLDELMERKTEIQGYVLENTLPQVAGLGITLLTCGIKDVILPGDVRDIMNQVLIAEKRAQANSIMRREETASTRSLLNTAKLMEENSMLFKLKEMEYVEKIAEKINTISVSGNGQIVDQLKQLFVK from the coding sequence ATGAAAAGAGTACAACTAACTACAGACGAAATCGGATTGGTTGTTAAGAACAATGCGGTGATCCGTGTTTTGAAATCCGGTAACTACTGGTTGGGATTTGGTGAAAAACTGGAGAAGTACACGACTACTCATCCATTTCCTTCCGGTCGCAATGTCGATGTACTGTTGCAGTTGACAGGTTTTCGCGAATTGGTCGATATCGTTGAAGTGGGTGATACGGAGATCTGTCTTGTTTTTTTGAATGGTAATTTTGAAAAGACGTTAGCGTCTGGCAGACATCTTTTTTGGAAGGAATTGCGCGAACGCAGATTTCAATTAGAAGACATTACGGAGATTGAGATCCCTACATCTGTTAATCGTCAATTGCTGGAGAAGCAGAGCTTAGGCTATTATGTACGTCAATATAAAATTGAACCAAATGAGAAAGCATTGCTTTTTGTGGACGGTGTGTTTGTAGATATTTTGAAGTCGGGAACGTATTGTTGGTGGAAGAATGCAAAAACCATAGCGATTTCAAAAGCTGATATGAGAGTCTTGACGTTGGAGGTGGCGGGACAGGAGATCTTGTCCAAAGATAAGGCACAGATCAGAATCAATTTCACGCTGCAATATCAGATTGTGGATATTGTCAAAGCGCTATTGGATAATAAAGAATATGAAAAGCAATTGTATTCGTTGATGCAGTTGACCTTACGGTCCTATATTGGCCAGATGACTTTGGACGAGTTGATGGAGCGAAAGACCGAAATACAAGGCTATGTCTTAGAAAATACATTGCCACAAGTCGCGGGCTTGGGTATAACACTGTTGACCTGTGGCATTAAAGATGTTATTTTACCAGGAGATGTGCGGGACATCATGAACCAGGTGTTGATTGCAGAGAAGAGGGCGCAGGCGAATAGCATCATGCGTCGTGAAGAGACTGCTTCAACACGGAGTTTGTTGAATACCGCGAAGCTGATGGAAGAAAACAGTATGTTGTTTAAATTGAAGGAAATGGAATATGTGGAAAAGATTGCTGAAAAGATCAATACGATTTCGGTTTCCGGAAATGGACAGATTGTTGACCAACTCAAGCAATTGTTTGTGAAATAA
- a CDS encoding RtcB family protein, which yields MENKRINGNDLIALGYKENHSLGVALKINSKRHGFTRLEMLEKFKSVLEDPTGYSEDAVFGILAHAILGQEAVDKSLIALNETPAEYTIYGASEIETGAKVQMNIAMKLPVSVAGALMPDAHQGYGLPIGGVLATNNAVIPYGVGVDIGCRMALSIFDLPASFLEENLMTLKDIILRNSKFGAGNGYLRHERVDHAILDNELFTENSFLSALKDKAWTQLGSSGGGNHFVEFGIVEFEERDEVLNIDSGAYLGLLTHSGSRGMGATIAAHYTKLAKSLCKLPYQAENLAYLNLDTHEGQEYWLAMNLAGDYASACHEVIHEKITLALGAELLAKVENHHNFAWKETWNGQEVIVHRKGATPAAKGVMGIIPGSMATPGFLVRGKGESNAIQSASHGAGRLMSRTQAIKTLSSHDLHSMLKDKGIMLLGAGMDEAPMAYKDIHTVMASQKDLVDVVAKFSPKIVRMADDGSRED from the coding sequence ATGGAAAATAAAAGAATAAATGGCAATGATTTAATTGCATTAGGATATAAAGAGAATCATTCCTTGGGCGTGGCATTAAAGATCAATAGTAAAAGACACGGTTTTACGCGGTTAGAAATGCTCGAAAAATTCAAGTCTGTCCTGGAAGATCCGACCGGGTATTCAGAAGATGCTGTTTTCGGAATTTTGGCTCATGCCATACTTGGACAAGAGGCTGTTGATAAGTCGTTAATTGCATTGAACGAGACTCCGGCGGAATATACGATTTATGGCGCGTCTGAAATCGAAACAGGGGCAAAAGTACAGATGAATATCGCTATGAAATTGCCTGTTTCAGTTGCCGGAGCGCTGATGCCGGATGCGCATCAAGGATATGGGTTGCCAATTGGTGGAGTACTGGCGACTAATAATGCGGTGATTCCTTATGGGGTCGGTGTCGATATTGGCTGTCGTATGGCTTTGTCGATCTTTGATTTGCCAGCCTCATTTTTGGAAGAGAATTTAATGACCTTGAAAGACATTATTCTGCGTAATAGTAAGTTTGGTGCTGGCAATGGATATTTGAGACATGAACGTGTAGATCATGCTATATTGGATAACGAATTGTTCACTGAGAACAGCTTCCTTTCCGCATTGAAGGATAAAGCCTGGACGCAATTGGGATCTTCAGGTGGGGGGAACCATTTTGTGGAGTTCGGTATAGTCGAATTTGAAGAAAGAGATGAGGTTTTGAACATTGATAGCGGAGCCTATTTAGGCTTACTGACCCATTCAGGTTCAAGAGGAATGGGCGCCACCATTGCTGCACATTATACAAAATTAGCCAAATCCTTGTGTAAGTTGCCTTACCAAGCTGAAAATCTAGCCTATTTAAACTTAGATACTCATGAAGGGCAAGAATATTGGCTAGCGATGAATCTCGCCGGCGATTATGCATCAGCTTGCCATGAAGTGATCCATGAAAAGATTACGTTGGCTTTAGGGGCCGAATTGTTGGCGAAGGTCGAAAATCACCACAATTTTGCATGGAAGGAAACGTGGAATGGTCAAGAGGTTATTGTCCATCGAAAAGGTGCTACGCCAGCTGCAAAAGGGGTTATGGGGATTATTCCAGGCTCCATGGCTACACCAGGATTTTTGGTTCGTGGAAAAGGGGAGTCGAATGCGATACAATCGGCATCTCATGGGGCAGGTCGACTAATGAGCCGTACGCAAGCGATTAAAACGCTATCTTCCCATGATCTCCATTCGATGCTTAAAGATAAAGGTATTATGTTGCTTGGGGCAGGGATGGATGAAGCGCCGATGGCCTATAAAGACATCCATACCGTAATGGCTTCACAAAAAGATCTTGTTGATGTCGTGGCAAAATTTTCGCCCAAGATTGTCCGCATGGCAGATGATGGGAGCAGAGAAGACTAA
- a CDS encoding chloride channel protein encodes MQGNTTYRKKVVRYSYLKLIGSSALVSIICCLLAYSLKHSTGYVQEELFERVFSWNPKLFIILPSIGITAIYFLRKYAFQNRKNKGIKEIYTTLETRKDHLPFFKIPSHYINGFLTVIFGGSTGVEVSTVVATATVGNQAYRRLHPAWAYKTELICAGVIAGVTLLFGSALGGFLFAFEVIARRYNKTLLISGLTSMALASVFVYYLDASPLFTFEVKAWRWQAIPFVAILGLIGGILALYFTKTVIYAKSYFAGIKSNFIRVNLGAITVGTFIFFLPVLYGDSYHGLGEILKSSLHDSVNLLYFLPLILLVLLKPFVASLTLGAGGDGGVFAPSIVTGALLGVLFAQLCNHYLGTQLVVINFALFGAAAMLSAAIHAPFTAIFIIASLVPSGYLLLAPLLISSFIAKTLAKKLYPYNVYTYKEVATAR; translated from the coding sequence ATGCAAGGCAATACGACATACAGAAAAAAAGTTGTTCGATATAGCTATTTAAAATTAATTGGAAGTTCAGCTCTCGTTAGTATCATTTGTTGCTTATTGGCATACAGTCTCAAGCACAGCACAGGTTATGTACAGGAAGAATTGTTTGAAAGAGTATTTTCCTGGAATCCTAAACTGTTTATTATTCTACCCAGCATCGGTATTACAGCTATTTATTTTTTACGGAAATACGCTTTTCAAAACAGAAAAAACAAAGGGATCAAAGAAATCTATACAACATTGGAAACAAGAAAAGACCATTTGCCTTTTTTTAAGATTCCTTCCCATTATATCAATGGTTTTCTAACTGTAATTTTTGGTGGTTCAACCGGTGTTGAAGTCTCCACAGTTGTTGCCACAGCTACAGTAGGCAACCAAGCGTATAGGAGATTGCATCCGGCTTGGGCCTACAAAACCGAGTTGATCTGCGCTGGCGTAATTGCTGGAGTCACACTGTTGTTTGGAAGCGCATTGGGTGGTTTTCTTTTTGCTTTTGAGGTAATTGCACGCAGATATAACAAGACCTTGCTCATTAGCGGACTAACTTCAATGGCCCTGGCTTCCGTATTTGTCTATTATCTTGACGCAAGTCCTTTGTTTACATTTGAGGTAAAAGCATGGCGATGGCAAGCGATCCCTTTTGTCGCTATTTTGGGATTGATTGGCGGGATTTTAGCATTATATTTTACTAAAACGGTAATTTATGCGAAGTCCTATTTTGCAGGCATAAAAAGTAATTTTATCCGTGTCAACTTGGGTGCAATCACCGTTGGAACATTTATCTTTTTCTTACCGGTACTCTATGGCGACAGCTATCATGGTCTTGGAGAGATTCTAAAAAGCAGTCTGCATGATTCTGTCAATTTACTTTACTTTCTTCCGTTGATCCTGCTTGTTCTCTTAAAACCTTTTGTGGCTTCTCTGACGCTAGGTGCTGGTGGTGACGGCGGCGTTTTTGCCCCCAGTATTGTTACAGGTGCATTGTTAGGCGTTTTGTTTGCACAGCTTTGCAACCATTATCTAGGCACACAATTGGTGGTTATTAATTTTGCCCTTTTTGGTGCTGCAGCAATGCTTTCTGCGGCTATACATGCACCTTTCACGGCGATCTTTATTATTGCAAGCCTTGTTCCTTCCGGATATTTATTACTAGCCCCCCTACTCATCAGCAGTTTTATTGCGAAAACGCTAGCTAAAAAACTATATCCTTATAACGTATACACCTATAAGGAAGTGGCGACGGCCAGGTAA
- a CDS encoding GyrI-like domain-containing protein translates to MKNQTIPSFSIIGLAIRTSNQNGQAAKDIPELRARFFKEDVLSRIPNKISNELYCIYTEYEKDHTLPYTTFLGCKVSNLEEVPEDLDGIHIAENHYQHFTAEGSLEDGIVYETWQKIWSSDLPRTYAADFEIYGEKAQNPQDAKVDIFIGIQ, encoded by the coding sequence ATGAAAAATCAAACAATCCCTTCATTCAGTATAATTGGCCTCGCCATCCGTACGAGCAACCAAAATGGACAGGCAGCTAAGGACATTCCGGAACTTAGGGCCCGCTTTTTTAAAGAAGATGTATTAAGCCGTATTCCCAACAAGATATCCAACGAACTTTACTGTATCTATACCGAATATGAAAAGGATCATACCCTACCTTATACGACTTTCTTGGGCTGTAAAGTAAGCAATCTTGAAGAAGTACCCGAAGACTTGGATGGTATTCATATCGCTGAAAATCATTACCAACACTTTACCGCGGAAGGAAGTTTAGAAGATGGCATCGTTTATGAAACTTGGCAAAAGATATGGAGTTCGGATTTACCAAGAACATATGCTGCAGACTTCGAAATATATGGCGAAAAAGCTCAAAATCCACAAGACGCAAAAGTGGATATTTTCATCGGTATCCAGTAA
- a CDS encoding YciI family protein yields the protein MEGKSGKIRSFYATKIVPTPTVANPNYDQELAKKLGADDYGMKSYIFVLLKTGENKTTDKQFINACFKGHMENINLLVKNGQLIVAGPFGKNDNNFRGLFILNNMASIDAAKHILENDPAIKNGLLEASFYPWYGSAALAEYLSQVDKIWKKQH from the coding sequence GTGGAAGGAAAATCAGGAAAAATCAGATCTTTTTATGCGACGAAAATCGTCCCCACACCGACCGTAGCGAACCCAAATTACGATCAAGAACTCGCAAAAAAATTAGGAGCCGATGATTATGGGATGAAATCCTACATCTTTGTCCTCCTGAAAACTGGCGAGAATAAAACAACAGACAAACAATTTATTAATGCATGTTTCAAAGGTCACATGGAAAACATCAATCTTCTCGTAAAAAATGGGCAACTGATTGTTGCTGGCCCGTTTGGAAAAAATGACAATAACTTCCGGGGCCTTTTTATCTTAAATAACATGGCTTCTATTGATGCCGCGAAGCATATTTTAGAAAACGATCCAGCGATAAAGAATGGTCTCTTAGAAGCTTCATTTTACCCTTGGTATGGTTCAGCTGCTTTGGCAGAATACCTGTCCCAAGTAGATAAAATCTGGAAAAAACAACATTAG
- a CDS encoding DUF4256 domain-containing protein, with translation MKNSLTQEEQSMLLETLKERFQKFPKRHPQISWDQVVHKLLESPPKLWSLFQMEKSGGEPDLVIIDPNKKQYAFVDCTEESPKGRRSLCFDQKALDERKENKPIGSAVEEAKKMGTELLSEHQYRQLQMLGEFDLKTSSWIQTPADIRKLGGALFGDRRYNQVFTYHNGAISYYAARGFRAILFL, from the coding sequence ATGAAAAATTCGCTTACACAAGAGGAACAGTCAATGCTACTTGAAACGCTAAAAGAAAGGTTTCAGAAATTCCCCAAACGACACCCACAGATCAGCTGGGACCAAGTAGTGCATAAATTGCTTGAAAGCCCCCCAAAATTATGGAGCTTGTTCCAAATGGAAAAGAGCGGTGGCGAGCCCGACCTTGTTATTATTGATCCAAACAAAAAGCAGTATGCTTTTGTGGATTGTACAGAAGAAAGTCCCAAAGGAAGGAGAAGCCTCTGTTTTGACCAAAAAGCCTTAGATGAAAGGAAGGAAAACAAGCCTATTGGAAGCGCTGTCGAAGAAGCTAAAAAAATGGGAACCGAACTGCTTTCTGAACATCAATATCGCCAACTCCAAATGTTAGGTGAATTTGATTTAAAAACTTCCAGCTGGATACAAACTCCAGCGGATATTCGTAAGCTTGGTGGCGCCTTATTTGGTGACAGACGTTACAACCAAGTTTTCACCTATCATAATGGCGCGATCTCCTATTATGCGGCACGGGGCTTTCGTGCCATACTTTTTCTTTAA